One genomic region from Anguilla rostrata isolate EN2019 chromosome 2, ASM1855537v3, whole genome shotgun sequence encodes:
- the LOC135248127 gene encoding interleukin-21 receptor-like isoform X1, protein MRVPAAITLLVFSSLIQCTTCTCNITCTTDYISSLNCSCPGPTLASDYHLEAECRDEDENISVSCEIKAPERWCILELDPDEFPIGAFGECTVQAENSNGERGVEQKDSTTLKLFENIKLRPPFNISLTVCKDSYNVSWKMDDSDDYSYFNGYMVYRVRTRIKGEAKPSYHYVYEDRQYLEIPSSVLQSEKDYEVDVQARVNPHRIETGFWSEWSSSAKWRTKRNPTENKNIFWGEEGNGKDYWQYCFLLLIVAPCLLCFFGTRRLWLRKVHVYIPSPEIFFRPLYHAYEGDFKKWVGPTFTLSETDCLEGSTAVSVVKEKQAKSLERLCDIEGEDGASTSSSPFLGMASLSSSKQSSEDCGHSPGLDGSAGHVSIDTVTVLEEESQGSGSSRDPGEGRFEYPPFGPEGNSGNSALGLLAARCRWDAVLSGGRVSGGAGSSEGPSSRLALDCLEPRPRHDGSEPDQSSLESFSFTEHSEDGYPAVTLDMDTIDSGFLESDCSSPVHSDPDVREKMDAPVLVGSFHTNYVKQWVANTDPSAPQEDSES, encoded by the exons ATGAGGGTGCCAGCTGCCATCACCTTGCTTGTGTTTAGCAGCCTGATTCAATGCA CTACTTGCACCTGCAATATTACCTGCACCACGGACTATATCTCTTCACTGAACTGCTCCTGTCCAGGACCAACGCTTGCATCCGACTATCACCTTGAGGCAGAGTGTCG GGATGAGGATGAAAATATTAGCGTCAGCTGTGAAATTAAGGCCCCCGAACGCTGGTGTATATTAGAGCTGGATCCTGATGAGTTTCCTATTGGCGCTTTCGGCGAATGCACAGTACAAGCCGAAAACTCTAACGGCGAACGGGGTGTGGAGCAAAAGGACTCAACAACCCTGAAGCTGTTTGAAAACA TAAAACTGCGGCCTCCTTTCAACATTTCGCTGACAGTGTGCAAAGACAGTTACAATGTCTCATGGAAAATGGACGACTCAGATGATTACAGTTACTTCAACGGTTACATGGTCTACAGGGTGAGGACCAGGATAAAGGGTGAAGCG AAACCAAGTTATCATTACGTGTATGAAGACAGACAGTACTTGGAGATTCCCTCCAGTGTCTTGCAAAGTGAAAAGGACTATGAAGTGGACGTCCAAGCCAGAGTCAACCCTCACAGAATCGAGACTGGTTTCTGGAGTGAATGGAGTTCTTCTGCCAAATGGAGAACAAAGA gaaatCCCACTGAGAACAAAAATATCTTTTGGGGTGAAGAAGGTAATGGAAAGGATTACTGGCAGTACTGTTTCCTCTTGCTGATTGTGGCTCCCTGTCTGCTGTGTTTCTTTGGAACAAG AAGATTGTGGCTGAGGAAAGTGCACGTGTACATCCCCAGCCCGGAGATCTTCTTCAGACCCCTCTATCACGCCTACGAGGGGGACTTCAAG aaatgggTGGGCCCCACATTCACCTTGAGTGAGACTGATTGCCTGGAAGGGAGCACGGCTGTTTCAGTGGTGAAAGAGAAGCAGGCGAAGTCTTTGGAGAGGCTGTGTGACATCGAAGGAGAGGACGGCGCCAGCACGAGCAGCAGCCCTTTCCTCGGCATGGCATCCCTCAGCTCCTCCAAGCAGAGCTCAGAAGATTGTGGCCACAGCCCGGGTCTGGACGGCTCCGCCGGGCACGTCTCCATCGACACGGTGACGGTGTTGGAGGAGGAGAGCCAGGGCTCGGGGAGTTCCCGGGACCCCGGCGAGGGCCGTTTTGAGTACCCGCCCTTCGGCCCCGAAGGGAACTCGGGCAACTCGGCGCTGGGCCTCCTGGCCGCCCGGTGCAGGTGGGACGCCGTGCTCTCCGGCGGACGCGTGTCAGGAGGGGCGGGGTCCTCCGAGGGCCCGTCCTCTCGCCTGGCGCTGGACTGCCTGGAGCCGCGCCCACGGCACGACGGCAGCGAGCCGGACCAGTCTTCCTTGGAGTCCTTCAGCTTCACCGAGCATTCGGAGGACGGCTACCCGGCCGTGACCCTGGACATGGACACCATCGACAGCGGCTTCCTGGAGTCGGACTGCAGCAGCCCGGTGCACTCGGACCCGGACGTGAGGGAGAAGATGGATGCCCCTGTGCTGGTTGGGAGCTTCCACACCAACTACGTCAAACAGTGGGTGGCGAACACTGACCCGTCGGCCCCACAGGAAGACTCCGAGAGCTGA
- the LOC135248127 gene encoding interleukin-21 receptor-like isoform X2: protein MRVPAAITLLVFSSLIQCTTCTCNITCTTDYISSLNCSCPGPTLASDYHLEAECRDEDENISVSCEIKAPERWCILELDPDEFPIGAFGECTVQAENSNGERGVEQKDSTTLKLFENIKLRPPFNISLTVCKDSYNVSWKMDDSDDYSYFNGYMVYRVRTRIKGEAKPSYHYVYEDRQYLEIPSSVLQSEKDYEVDVQARVNPHRIETGFWSEWSSSAKWRTKRNPTENKNIFWGEEGNGKDYWQYCFLLLIVAPCLLCFFGTRLWLRKVHVYIPSPEIFFRPLYHAYEGDFKKWVGPTFTLSETDCLEGSTAVSVVKEKQAKSLERLCDIEGEDGASTSSSPFLGMASLSSSKQSSEDCGHSPGLDGSAGHVSIDTVTVLEEESQGSGSSRDPGEGRFEYPPFGPEGNSGNSALGLLAARCRWDAVLSGGRVSGGAGSSEGPSSRLALDCLEPRPRHDGSEPDQSSLESFSFTEHSEDGYPAVTLDMDTIDSGFLESDCSSPVHSDPDVREKMDAPVLVGSFHTNYVKQWVANTDPSAPQEDSES from the exons ATGAGGGTGCCAGCTGCCATCACCTTGCTTGTGTTTAGCAGCCTGATTCAATGCA CTACTTGCACCTGCAATATTACCTGCACCACGGACTATATCTCTTCACTGAACTGCTCCTGTCCAGGACCAACGCTTGCATCCGACTATCACCTTGAGGCAGAGTGTCG GGATGAGGATGAAAATATTAGCGTCAGCTGTGAAATTAAGGCCCCCGAACGCTGGTGTATATTAGAGCTGGATCCTGATGAGTTTCCTATTGGCGCTTTCGGCGAATGCACAGTACAAGCCGAAAACTCTAACGGCGAACGGGGTGTGGAGCAAAAGGACTCAACAACCCTGAAGCTGTTTGAAAACA TAAAACTGCGGCCTCCTTTCAACATTTCGCTGACAGTGTGCAAAGACAGTTACAATGTCTCATGGAAAATGGACGACTCAGATGATTACAGTTACTTCAACGGTTACATGGTCTACAGGGTGAGGACCAGGATAAAGGGTGAAGCG AAACCAAGTTATCATTACGTGTATGAAGACAGACAGTACTTGGAGATTCCCTCCAGTGTCTTGCAAAGTGAAAAGGACTATGAAGTGGACGTCCAAGCCAGAGTCAACCCTCACAGAATCGAGACTGGTTTCTGGAGTGAATGGAGTTCTTCTGCCAAATGGAGAACAAAGA gaaatCCCACTGAGAACAAAAATATCTTTTGGGGTGAAGAAGGTAATGGAAAGGATTACTGGCAGTACTGTTTCCTCTTGCTGATTGTGGCTCCCTGTCTGCTGTGTTTCTTTGGAACAAG ATTGTGGCTGAGGAAAGTGCACGTGTACATCCCCAGCCCGGAGATCTTCTTCAGACCCCTCTATCACGCCTACGAGGGGGACTTCAAG aaatgggTGGGCCCCACATTCACCTTGAGTGAGACTGATTGCCTGGAAGGGAGCACGGCTGTTTCAGTGGTGAAAGAGAAGCAGGCGAAGTCTTTGGAGAGGCTGTGTGACATCGAAGGAGAGGACGGCGCCAGCACGAGCAGCAGCCCTTTCCTCGGCATGGCATCCCTCAGCTCCTCCAAGCAGAGCTCAGAAGATTGTGGCCACAGCCCGGGTCTGGACGGCTCCGCCGGGCACGTCTCCATCGACACGGTGACGGTGTTGGAGGAGGAGAGCCAGGGCTCGGGGAGTTCCCGGGACCCCGGCGAGGGCCGTTTTGAGTACCCGCCCTTCGGCCCCGAAGGGAACTCGGGCAACTCGGCGCTGGGCCTCCTGGCCGCCCGGTGCAGGTGGGACGCCGTGCTCTCCGGCGGACGCGTGTCAGGAGGGGCGGGGTCCTCCGAGGGCCCGTCCTCTCGCCTGGCGCTGGACTGCCTGGAGCCGCGCCCACGGCACGACGGCAGCGAGCCGGACCAGTCTTCCTTGGAGTCCTTCAGCTTCACCGAGCATTCGGAGGACGGCTACCCGGCCGTGACCCTGGACATGGACACCATCGACAGCGGCTTCCTGGAGTCGGACTGCAGCAGCCCGGTGCACTCGGACCCGGACGTGAGGGAGAAGATGGATGCCCCTGTGCTGGTTGGGAGCTTCCACACCAACTACGTCAAACAGTGGGTGGCGAACACTGACCCGTCGGCCCCACAGGAAGACTCCGAGAGCTGA